In Bradyrhizobium guangxiense, one DNA window encodes the following:
- a CDS encoding SDR family NAD(P)-dependent oxidoreductase: MTLNLLDRQNVTDGAPAPAACPSSNKRRTQNAEGKTLVLTGASRGIGHATGKLFSAAGWRIITCSRQPFEGSRCPWEAGLDNHIQAELSDSRALQHAIAEIKERLNGGPLHALINNAGISPKAADGTRLNSLNTPVDTWKSVFHVNLLAPIMFSQGLFHQLTLASGAIVNVTSIAGSRVHPYAGTAYATSKAALSCLTREMAHDYAPYGIRVNAIAPGEIKTDILSPETETNLIPTIPMHRVGTPDEVAKVIFFLCSEAASYVTGAEVPANGGQHV; this comes from the coding sequence GTGACCCTCAATCTGCTGGACCGCCAAAATGTAACAGATGGCGCGCCAGCGCCCGCCGCGTGCCCATCTAGCAATAAGCGGCGCACTCAAAATGCCGAGGGGAAGACGCTCGTATTGACTGGTGCTTCCCGCGGTATAGGCCACGCGACCGGCAAATTGTTTTCGGCAGCTGGATGGCGGATCATCACGTGTTCTCGGCAGCCATTCGAGGGTAGCCGTTGTCCTTGGGAAGCAGGATTGGACAACCATATTCAAGCCGAACTTAGCGACTCTCGAGCGTTGCAGCACGCGATCGCGGAGATCAAGGAGCGGCTCAATGGCGGCCCTCTGCATGCGCTTATCAACAATGCGGGCATTTCCCCGAAGGCCGCTGACGGCACCCGATTAAATTCGCTGAACACTCCGGTCGACACCTGGAAGAGCGTGTTCCATGTCAATTTGCTCGCACCCATCATGTTCTCGCAGGGGCTCTTCCATCAGCTAACGCTCGCTTCTGGTGCAATCGTGAACGTCACCTCGATCGCCGGATCGAGAGTGCATCCGTATGCCGGTACTGCCTATGCGACATCAAAGGCGGCACTTTCGTGCTTGACCCGCGAGATGGCGCATGACTATGCGCCTTACGGGATTCGCGTCAATGCTATTGCACCAGGCGAGATCAAGACAGACATTCTGTCGCCGGAGACAGAAACCAATTTGATCCCAACTATCCCGATGCACCGGGTCGGAACACCGGACGAGGTCGCGAAGGTTATCTTCTTCCTTTGCTCGGAGGCTGCCAGCTATGTCACAGGTGCCGAAGTGCCTGCAAATGGAGGGCAGCATGTGTGA